One window of the Allorhizobium ampelinum S4 genome contains the following:
- a CDS encoding SDR family oxidoreductase: MDLGISGKRAVVLAASRGLGQGIANALAAEGAHVLICGRTKDKLEANCADIVKAGGKADYVVADLSDTNFVATLVEAIATKLGGIDILVNNTGGPTPGTVEDMDDEKLHTFFQSMVVRIITLTNALVPQMKAQGFGRILTVASSGVIEPIANLALSNTLRGALVGWNKTLSSEIASFGITANLLLPGRIHTDRIDELDGANAKRQGKTLEEVRESSIKTIPIGRLGKVEEFAAAGAFLCSVPAAYITGTMLRVDGGAAKSL; this comes from the coding sequence ATGGATCTTGGCATTTCCGGCAAGCGGGCGGTTGTTCTCGCCGCATCCCGCGGACTTGGGCAAGGCATCGCCAATGCACTGGCCGCCGAAGGCGCGCATGTGCTGATCTGCGGACGCACAAAAGACAAGCTCGAGGCCAATTGCGCTGACATCGTCAAGGCTGGCGGCAAGGCGGATTATGTAGTGGCGGATCTCTCGGATACTAACTTTGTCGCCACGCTCGTTGAAGCCATCGCCACAAAACTTGGCGGCATCGATATCCTCGTCAACAATACCGGCGGGCCGACACCCGGCACCGTGGAAGACATGGACGATGAAAAGCTCCACACCTTTTTTCAGTCCATGGTGGTGCGGATCATTACGCTGACCAACGCGCTGGTTCCCCAGATGAAGGCGCAGGGCTTCGGACGGATTCTCACCGTTGCTTCGTCTGGCGTGATTGAGCCAATCGCCAATCTGGCACTCTCCAACACGTTGCGCGGCGCGTTGGTCGGCTGGAACAAGACGCTGTCTTCCGAAATAGCCTCCTTCGGCATCACCGCCAATCTTCTCCTGCCCGGAAGGATCCATACCGACCGGATTGATGAACTGGACGGCGCCAATGCCAAACGCCAAGGTAAAACGCTGGAAGAGGTTCGCGAAAGCTCGATCAAAACCATCCCGATAGGACGGCTTGGCAAGGTGGAAGAATTTGCCGCCGCAGGTGCTTTTCTCTGCTCGGTCCCTGCCGCATACATCACCGGCACAATGCTGCGGGTCGATGGCGGCGCCGCCAAATCTCTTTGA
- a CDS encoding electron transfer flavoprotein-ubiquinone oxidoreductase yields MSEQELPERESMEFDVVIVGAGPAGLSAAIRLKQVNPDLTVVVLEKGAEVGAHILSGAVVDPVGVDKLLPDWRKEADHPFKTEVTADHFLFLGPAGSIRLPNALMPPLMNNHGNYIVSLGNVCRWLAGHAEALGVEIYPGFAATELLYNQAGAVIGVATGDMGIEKNGEPGSSYTRGMELLGKYVLIGEGVRGSLAKQLIAKFDLSRESDVQKFGLGIKELWQVKPEHHKPGLVQHSFGWPLDMKTGGGSFLYHLEDNQVAVGFVVHLNYKNPYLYPFEEFQRFKTHPAIRETFEGAKRISYGARAITEGGYQSVPKLSFPGGALLGCSAGMVNVPRIKGSHNAVLSGMMAAEKIAEAIAAGRANDEPVEIENSWRGIEIGTDLRRVRNVKPLWSKLGTVLGVALGGLDMWTNQLLGFSVFGTLKHGKTDAESLEPAAKHKKIDYPKPDGVLTFDRLSSVFLSNTNHEEDQPVHLKVKDMALQKSSELGVYAGPSSRYCPAGVYEWVEKEGEPSFVINAQNCVHCKTCDIKDPNQNITWVPPQGGEGPVYPNM; encoded by the coding sequence ATGAGCGAACAAGAGCTGCCCGAGCGCGAGAGCATGGAATTTGACGTGGTGATTGTTGGGGCAGGGCCTGCGGGCCTATCGGCTGCCATTCGCCTCAAGCAGGTCAATCCCGATCTGACGGTTGTCGTGCTGGAAAAGGGTGCGGAAGTCGGCGCCCATATCCTCTCCGGGGCTGTGGTCGATCCGGTTGGCGTCGATAAGCTTCTCCCGGATTGGCGCAAGGAAGCCGATCATCCGTTCAAGACCGAAGTCACCGCCGACCATTTCCTGTTTCTCGGTCCCGCAGGCTCCATTCGCCTGCCCAACGCCCTGATGCCGCCGCTGATGAACAATCACGGCAATTACATCGTCTCGCTCGGCAATGTCTGTCGGTGGCTGGCGGGCCATGCCGAGGCGCTGGGCGTCGAGATCTACCCGGGCTTTGCCGCCACTGAACTGCTTTATAATCAGGCTGGCGCGGTGATTGGTGTTGCCACCGGTGATATGGGCATCGAGAAGAACGGCGAACCCGGTTCCAGTTACACGCGCGGCATGGAATTGTTGGGCAAATATGTGCTGATCGGCGAAGGCGTGCGTGGCTCGCTTGCCAAGCAGTTAATCGCCAAATTCGATCTGTCACGCGAGAGCGATGTGCAGAAATTCGGCCTCGGCATCAAGGAACTGTGGCAGGTCAAGCCTGAGCACCATAAGCCCGGCCTGGTCCAGCACTCATTCGGCTGGCCACTGGACATGAAAACCGGTGGCGGCTCCTTCCTCTATCATCTCGAGGATAATCAGGTCGCGGTCGGCTTTGTCGTGCATCTGAACTACAAGAACCCCTATCTCTATCCCTTCGAGGAGTTCCAGCGCTTCAAGACCCATCCGGCGATCCGTGAAACCTTTGAGGGTGCTAAACGGATTTCCTATGGAGCGCGGGCGATTACCGAAGGCGGCTATCAGTCGGTGCCGAAATTGTCCTTCCCCGGTGGGGCGCTGCTGGGCTGTTCGGCGGGCATGGTCAACGTGCCGCGCATCAAGGGCAGCCATAATGCCGTTTTGTCGGGGATGATGGCGGCGGAAAAGATTGCCGAGGCAATTGCGGCGGGTCGCGCCAATGATGAGCCGGTCGAGATCGAAAACAGCTGGCGCGGCATTGAAATCGGCACGGATTTGCGGCGGGTGCGAAACGTCAAGCCGCTGTGGTCGAAACTCGGCACGGTGCTGGGCGTGGCGCTGGGTGGGCTGGATATGTGGACCAACCAGCTTCTCGGCTTTTCTGTCTTCGGCACGCTGAAACATGGCAAGACCGATGCTGAGAGCCTTGAACCTGCTGCAAAGCATAAGAAGATCGACTATCCCAAGCCGGATGGCGTGCTGACCTTCGACCGCCTGTCCTCGGTGTTTCTGTCCAACACCAATCACGAGGAAGACCAGCCGGTGCATCTGAAGGTCAAGGACATGGCGCTGCAAAAGTCCTCCGAGCTTGGCGTCTATGCCGGTCCGTCCAGCCGCTACTGTCCCGCCGGGGTTTATGAATGGGTGGAGAAGGAGGGCGAGCCGAGTTTCGTCATCAACGCCCAGAACTGCGTCCACTGCAAGACCTGCGACATCAAGGACCCGAACCAGAACATCACCTGGGTGCCGCCACAAGGAGGCGAAGGACCGGTTTACCCGAACATGTAA
- a CDS encoding branched-chain amino acid aminotransferase, translating into MSAATAKPEFIVKPNANPMPEAERLEAFQSLGFGTLFSDHMAVIQWNVVKGWHSAEITARGPFAIDPAAAVLHYAQEIFEGMKAYRTAEGRVVLFRPDENARRFNESARRMAMPEIPEELFLEAIDKLVKADAKWIPDGEGSLYLRPFMFASEAFLGVRPARDYIFCVIASPVGPYFKGGAKAVKIWVSENYTRAAPGGTGAAKCGGNYAASLIAQQEAVEHGCDQVAFLDAAEHKWLEELGGMNVFFVMDDGSLVTPPLGGTILPGITRNSLISLIKDQGMKVHERPYSFEEWQADAKSGKLKEAFACGTAAVVAGIGEVKFTDGGFVIGNGETGPATLKIREQLVNIQRGKSNDPHGWVRRIEGV; encoded by the coding sequence ATGTCTGCCGCAACTGCAAAGCCGGAATTCATCGTCAAGCCGAACGCAAACCCTATGCCGGAAGCAGAGCGCCTTGAGGCGTTCCAGAGCCTGGGCTTTGGTACGCTGTTCAGCGACCATATGGCGGTGATTCAGTGGAATGTGGTGAAGGGCTGGCATTCGGCGGAGATTACCGCGCGCGGGCCATTTGCCATCGATCCGGCAGCCGCGGTGCTGCATTACGCCCAGGAAATTTTTGAGGGCATGAAGGCGTATCGGACGGCGGAAGGTCGTGTCGTGCTGTTTCGCCCGGACGAAAATGCCCGCCGTTTCAACGAGTCTGCACGGCGCATGGCGATGCCGGAAATTCCTGAGGAGCTGTTTCTCGAAGCCATCGATAAATTGGTCAAGGCCGATGCGAAGTGGATTCCAGACGGTGAGGGCAGCCTCTACCTGCGGCCTTTCATGTTTGCCAGCGAAGCTTTTCTGGGTGTGCGCCCGGCGCGCGATTATATTTTCTGCGTCATCGCCTCGCCGGTCGGCCCCTATTTCAAGGGCGGCGCCAAGGCGGTGAAGATCTGGGTTTCGGAAAACTACACCCGCGCAGCCCCCGGCGGCACGGGTGCCGCCAAATGCGGCGGCAATTATGCGGCAAGCCTGATTGCCCAGCAGGAAGCGGTTGAGCATGGCTGCGATCAGGTGGCCTTCCTGGATGCCGCCGAGCATAAATGGCTGGAAGAGCTGGGCGGCATGAACGTGTTTTTCGTCATGGACGATGGTTCGCTGGTGACGCCGCCTCTAGGCGGCACCATCCTGCCGGGCATTACCCGTAATTCGTTGATCTCGCTCATCAAAGACCAAGGCATGAAAGTGCATGAACGCCCGTATTCTTTCGAGGAATGGCAGGCGGATGCCAAAAGCGGCAAGCTGAAAGAAGCCTTCGCCTGCGGCACGGCCGCTGTGGTGGCTGGCATCGGCGAGGTCAAATTCACCGATGGTGGCTTTGTGATCGGCAATGGCGAAACCGGGCCAGCCACCCTGAAAATCCGCGAGCAACTGGTCAATATCCAGCGCGGCAAGAGCAATGACCCGCATGGCTGGGTCCGCCGGATCGAAGGCGTCTGA
- a CDS encoding SAM-dependent methyltransferase has protein sequence MAVRPGNADRLKQPPRFILNAISDWALASALSRIVTIGCLDIVTASGKTLSFGDRTGAPVTVRFADTRAQWAFLIDADMRLGELYMDERFFVDQGTMFDFVSMVLREAQNATHPLIARIIDDVRTRFRIFRHRNLPARSKQNVAHHYDLDARLYELFLDEDRQYSCAYFEHDDQSLDDAQRAKKDHLAAKLRLKSGNRVLDIGCGWGGLALHLANRAVGGEVVGVTLSEEQLAYALKRPRKPATEAANVDFRLMDYRSLDGKFDRIVSVGMFEHVGLAAYRTFFNKCSTLLADDGVMVLHTIGCSATPGFTTPWLDKYIFPGGYIPALSEIVPEIEKAGLTITDVEVLRIHYAKTLRHWRDRFTARWAEAAALYDERFCRMWDYYLSTAEAAFYHEDLVVFQIQITKKNNVLPLTRDYILTDHEKQAAAV, from the coding sequence ATGGCAGTGCGTCCCGGAAATGCAGACCGCTTGAAACAACCACCAAGATTCATTTTGAACGCCATTTCGGATTGGGCCTTGGCCTCGGCGTTGTCGCGCATCGTCACCATCGGGTGTCTGGACATTGTCACTGCCAGCGGCAAGACGCTGTCATTTGGTGACCGCACGGGTGCCCCTGTCACGGTTCGCTTCGCCGATACGCGCGCGCAATGGGCTTTTCTGATCGATGCCGATATGCGGCTGGGCGAACTTTATATGGATGAACGGTTCTTTGTCGATCAGGGAACCATGTTCGATTTTGTGTCCATGGTCCTGCGGGAGGCGCAAAACGCCACCCATCCACTGATCGCCCGGATCATCGACGATGTGAGGACCCGGTTCAGGATCTTTCGCCATCGCAATCTTCCCGCCAGATCCAAACAGAACGTCGCGCACCATTACGATCTGGATGCACGGCTTTACGAACTGTTTCTGGATGAAGACCGACAGTATTCCTGCGCTTATTTCGAGCACGATGATCAGAGTCTGGATGACGCACAGCGCGCCAAGAAAGACCATCTTGCCGCCAAGCTGCGCCTCAAGTCGGGAAACCGTGTGCTGGATATTGGCTGCGGCTGGGGCGGTCTCGCCCTTCATCTGGCCAATAGGGCTGTCGGCGGAGAGGTGGTTGGCGTCACCTTGTCTGAAGAGCAGCTAGCCTACGCGCTCAAGCGGCCCCGCAAGCCTGCGACTGAGGCGGCCAATGTCGATTTCCGGTTGATGGATTATCGCAGTCTGGACGGCAAATTCGACCGCATCGTCTCGGTCGGCATGTTCGAGCATGTCGGTCTTGCAGCTTATAGGACGTTTTTCAACAAATGCAGCACGCTGCTGGCCGATGATGGCGTGATGGTGCTGCACACGATCGGCTGTTCCGCAACGCCGGGCTTCACCACGCCATGGCTCGACAAATATATCTTCCCTGGCGGCTATATTCCGGCGCTCTCGGAAATCGTTCCTGAAATCGAGAAGGCTGGCCTGACGATCACGGATGTCGAGGTGCTACGCATCCACTATGCCAAGACCTTGCGCCACTGGCGTGATCGCTTCACCGCCCGCTGGGCAGAGGCGGCTGCCCTCTATGACGAGCGCTTTTGCCGGATGTGGGACTATTATCTTTCAACCGCCGAAGCCGCCTTCTATCACGAGGATCTCGTGGTCTTCCAGATCCAGATAACCAAGAAAAACAATGTTCTGCCGCTGACGCGGGATTATATTCTGACGGATCACGAAAAGCAGGCCGCCGCCGTATAA
- a CDS encoding contact-dependent growth inhibition system immunity protein, with amino-acid sequence MTDDFDALSGLIGSYLHQDMDLEYQSVPEAIAGYARLTEDIRKQQLVQEMHEFLHRYHNDVEGEFSKRYWFDFSPQTLGQTVPEFFDMVRDIVTDPDSYHRFLPTN; translated from the coding sequence ATGACTGACGATTTCGACGCACTTTCAGGCCTGATTGGCAGCTATCTTCATCAGGATATGGATCTGGAATATCAAAGCGTACCTGAGGCGATTGCTGGCTATGCCCGATTGACCGAGGACATCAGAAAGCAACAATTAGTGCAGGAAATGCACGAGTTCTTGCACCGTTACCACAATGATGTCGAAGGCGAATTTTCCAAACGGTACTGGTTTGATTTTTCACCCCAGACACTGGGCCAGACAGTTCCCGAATTCTTTGATATGGTGCGCGACATCGTCACCGACCCCGATAGCTATCACCGATTTTTGCCGACAAACTGA
- a CDS encoding RNase A-like domain-containing protein: MPTENESNAPIDGGLVIAVSAVQLAAVLEGETVEQGGTLGNRVIGGLRLLGCAAEGLTAGALLATPEPTMLTKVGGGALALHAADQCTTGGRQLWTGQNERSWTEKGTSSLAKSLGASPQAADNIGMAMDFVVPIGGAAMAGAVRAAAIRSGRISLMQHEAQAGSRLGGHTIERHIAKDEAFLRQRIAQTATNRAPPPVISSFSSLRIAEDQISRALRLNQARIMQWSQNAAIGSKLEPPIVFDAGRVIGQGVVRASGQVQQMTRLRIILKKETYNGMTHYILTSYPVP, encoded by the coding sequence ATGCCAACAGAAAATGAAAGCAATGCTCCGATAGACGGGGGATTGGTTATCGCAGTATCTGCCGTTCAGTTGGCGGCGGTCCTTGAAGGGGAAACGGTCGAACAAGGCGGAACGCTGGGCAACAGGGTCATAGGTGGATTACGCTTGCTCGGCTGCGCTGCGGAAGGCCTGACGGCCGGAGCACTTCTTGCCACACCAGAACCGACAATGTTGACCAAGGTCGGTGGAGGAGCTTTGGCGCTTCATGCCGCAGACCAATGCACCACGGGCGGACGACAATTATGGACCGGGCAAAACGAACGCTCCTGGACGGAGAAAGGTACGTCGTCCCTCGCGAAATCTCTTGGCGCATCGCCCCAGGCGGCAGACAACATCGGCATGGCGATGGACTTTGTGGTGCCAATCGGCGGGGCTGCAATGGCTGGCGCAGTTCGCGCAGCCGCCATCAGATCCGGCCGTATCTCTTTGATGCAACATGAAGCGCAGGCAGGAAGCCGGCTTGGCGGCCATACGATAGAGAGGCATATTGCCAAGGATGAGGCATTCCTACGCCAACGGATCGCACAAACAGCAACCAATCGCGCGCCCCCTCCCGTTATCTCGTCCTTCAGCAGTCTGCGCATCGCTGAAGATCAAATTTCCAGAGCATTGAGGTTGAACCAGGCACGGATCATGCAATGGTCACAGAATGCCGCCATTGGCTCCAAGCTGGAACCACCCATTGTGTTCGATGCAGGACGGGTGATCGGACAAGGTGTGGTCCGAGCATCAGGGCAGGTTCAACAAATGACGAGGCTCCGAATTATTTTAAAGAAAGAGACTTATAATGGCATGACCCATTATATTCTCACCTCCTATCCCGTTCCGTAA
- the mgtE gene encoding magnesium transporter — protein sequence MNIQRLPLRAGHAARHLLNDSLNVVTVTDRIEQLNALDTSEAAAMLASLPQPKALRVIARPELVHAADIIAALPVDTAVRLLKATAHDRVADIFQAMDDRCRMVIFSRLDAATAHAVEHLMAYPQRTAGSIMTTEFVSVPDDFTVAETLAHVRMVENASETVYAIYVLDRITRTLIAVVTLRRLITVEPEASILSVAQCHGVVHASPLMTQEEVARLIRRNNLLALPVTNDTGQMLGIVTVDDVIDTMIADTTEDAQKFGGMEALGKPYMQIGFAGMIKKRAGWLAALFLGEMLTASAMQYFEGELEKAVVLTLFIPLIMSSGGNSGSQATSLIIRALAVGELKLSDWWRVAIRELPTGMTLGAILGLVGFVRIALWQHMGLYNYGDHWLLVGFTVFSALIGIVTFGSMAGSMLPFLLQRLRLDPASASAPAVATLVDVSGLVIYFTVALVILSGTLL from the coding sequence ATGAACATCCAACGCCTTCCTCTGCGGGCCGGTCATGCTGCCCGCCACCTTCTCAACGACAGCCTCAATGTCGTTACCGTTACGGACCGGATCGAACAGCTAAATGCGCTGGACACCTCCGAGGCCGCCGCCATGCTGGCAAGCCTGCCGCAGCCAAAGGCGCTGCGCGTCATTGCCCGCCCCGAACTGGTGCATGCTGCCGACATCATCGCGGCTCTTCCGGTCGATACAGCCGTGCGCCTGCTGAAAGCCACCGCCCATGATCGGGTCGCCGACATTTTTCAGGCGATGGACGACCGCTGCCGGATGGTGATTTTTTCGCGGCTCGATGCGGCCACGGCCCATGCCGTCGAACACCTGATGGCCTATCCGCAGCGCACCGCCGGATCGATCATGACGACAGAATTCGTCAGCGTTCCCGATGATTTCACCGTGGCCGAAACACTGGCCCATGTGCGGATGGTGGAAAACGCCAGCGAGACCGTCTATGCGATTTATGTGCTGGACCGTATCACCCGGACGCTTATTGCCGTGGTCACGCTGCGGCGGCTGATCACCGTAGAGCCGGAGGCGTCCATCCTGTCAGTCGCCCAATGTCATGGCGTCGTGCATGCAAGCCCGTTGATGACACAGGAAGAAGTGGCTCGTCTGATCCGCCGCAACAATCTGCTCGCCCTGCCCGTCACCAACGATACCGGTCAGATGCTAGGCATTGTCACGGTCGATGACGTGATCGACACAATGATTGCCGACACGACTGAAGACGCCCAGAAATTCGGCGGCATGGAAGCGTTGGGCAAGCCCTATATGCAGATCGGCTTTGCCGGCATGATCAAGAAGCGGGCCGGCTGGCTCGCCGCCCTGTTCCTCGGCGAAATGCTGACCGCTAGCGCCATGCAATATTTTGAAGGCGAGCTGGAAAAGGCCGTGGTGCTGACCCTGTTCATCCCGCTGATCATGAGCTCGGGCGGCAATTCCGGCTCGCAGGCAACCTCGCTGATCATCCGGGCGCTGGCAGTCGGCGAATTAAAGCTTTCCGACTGGTGGCGGGTAGCCATCCGTGAATTGCCCACGGGCATGACGCTGGGGGCCATTCTCGGCTTGGTTGGTTTCGTTCGCATTGCGCTGTGGCAGCATATGGGTCTCTACAATTACGGCGATCACTGGCTGCTGGTCGGCTTCACCGTGTTTTCAGCCCTGATCGGCATCGTCACCTTCGGCTCGATGGCGGGCTCGATGCTGCCCTTCCTGCTGCAACGCTTGCGGCTCGACCCCGCCAGCGCCTCGGCTCCTGCCGTGGCGACGCTGGTGGATGTGTCAGGGCTGGTGATCTATTTTACGGTTGCGCTGGTGATTTTGAGCGGGACGCTGTTGTAA
- a CDS encoding MFS transporter, whose translation MNDTIRFAPSPVRPSSDRTEAALSPRTVLLIEFALAVGGFGIGTGEFAIMGLLPEVAQTYSVSVPEAGRVISAYALGVVVGAPIIAALAAKLPRKTLLLMLMGLFALGNITSAMAPGFLSFTVLRFITGLPHGAYFGVAALVAASMVEPHKRARAVGRVMLGLTIATLIGTPFATFLGQMMSWRAAFMLVGAIAALTAVLIAFNLRKDTVAEGASIRRELGAFGRLQVWLALAVAAVGFGGMFSIFSYIAKTTTDTAGLPASMIAVVLALFGIGMNVGNVVGSRMADYSLNGTIGGMLAFNVVLMTIFSLTAANPVMLCICVFLTGCGFAACPAVQTRLMDVAADAQTLAAASNHSAFNIANALGAWLGGMVISAGYGYGATGYVGAVLSLLGLIVFLISVALQRRSAS comes from the coding sequence ATGAACGATACGATCCGCTTCGCACCCTCGCCCGTCAGACCCAGTTCAGACAGGACCGAAGCCGCCCTGTCGCCGCGCACCGTCCTGTTGATTGAATTTGCGCTGGCCGTCGGTGGGTTTGGTATCGGCACCGGAGAATTCGCCATCATGGGCCTGTTGCCGGAGGTGGCGCAGACCTATTCCGTCAGCGTACCCGAAGCGGGCCGGGTTATCAGCGCCTATGCTTTGGGCGTGGTCGTCGGAGCACCGATCATTGCCGCGCTTGCGGCAAAGCTGCCACGAAAAACATTGCTGCTGATGCTGATGGGTCTGTTTGCTCTTGGCAACATCACCAGTGCCATGGCCCCAGGCTTTCTGAGTTTCACCGTCCTGCGTTTCATCACCGGTCTGCCACATGGCGCCTATTTCGGGGTCGCCGCCTTGGTGGCCGCATCGATGGTCGAGCCGCACAAGCGGGCGCGCGCCGTTGGCCGCGTCATGCTGGGTCTGACCATTGCCACGCTGATCGGCACGCCATTTGCCACCTTCCTTGGCCAGATGATGAGCTGGCGGGCCGCTTTCATGCTGGTCGGGGCAATTGCAGCGCTGACGGCAGTGCTGATCGCGTTCAACCTGCGTAAGGACACGGTAGCAGAAGGTGCCAGCATTCGCCGCGAACTCGGCGCTTTCGGCCGGTTACAAGTGTGGTTGGCGCTTGCCGTGGCAGCGGTTGGCTTTGGCGGCATGTTCTCAATCTTCAGCTATATCGCCAAGACCACCACCGACACCGCCGGGCTTCCCGCTTCGATGATTGCCGTGGTGCTGGCGCTGTTCGGCATCGGCATGAATGTCGGCAATGTCGTTGGCTCACGCATGGCCGATTACTCGCTGAACGGCACCATCGGCGGCATGCTGGCCTTCAACGTTGTGCTGATGACGATCTTTTCGCTGACTGCCGCCAATCCGGTCATGCTGTGCATCTGCGTCTTTCTGACCGGCTGCGGTTTCGCCGCCTGTCCCGCCGTGCAGACGAGACTGATGGATGTCGCAGCCGACGCCCAGACGCTGGCTGCCGCTTCCAATCATTCAGCCTTCAACATTGCCAATGCGCTCGGTGCCTGGCTGGGCGGCATGGTGATTTCCGCCGGCTATGGCTATGGCGCAACGGGCTATGTCGGCGCGGTTCTTTCCCTGCTTGGCCTTATCGTTTTCTTGATTTCGGTAGCGCTTCAGCGCCGATCAGCATCATGA
- a CDS encoding diacylglycerol/lipid kinase family protein, giving the protein MKIMAVFNREGGTFRTTDMDAYCARAEQIFHDAGHEIETMAVDGRDIVKTLEGAAKQGYDALIAGGGDGTISTAAGIAWKAGLPLGVVPAGTMNLFARSLKLPLDIWQVLEVLASAEVQSVDIATANGQPYVHQFSAGLHARMVRLRNRMDYASRFGKMRASTSAAISVMFNPPRFDVVFDIDADGRQDSKEVSAVSVCNNPVGTNPLFYADDITTGQLGIYLAAPLDSVGLVGLAIDILRGKLTENQAVTSATSQIVKLHFPKHRHGVACVIDGELLRMPRDVEIKIHPGELKVLAPALSA; this is encoded by the coding sequence ATGAAAATCATGGCCGTTTTCAACCGAGAGGGCGGGACCTTTCGCACCACCGACATGGATGCCTATTGCGCGCGTGCCGAGCAAATCTTCCACGATGCTGGCCATGAGATCGAAACTATGGCTGTTGATGGCCGTGATATCGTCAAGACACTCGAGGGCGCTGCAAAGCAAGGATATGACGCGCTGATCGCCGGTGGTGGCGACGGGACCATATCGACAGCCGCCGGCATTGCCTGGAAAGCCGGTCTGCCGCTCGGCGTTGTGCCCGCCGGAACAATGAACCTGTTTGCACGCTCACTGAAACTGCCGCTCGATATCTGGCAGGTTCTGGAGGTGCTGGCATCGGCGGAGGTCCAGTCCGTCGACATCGCCACCGCCAATGGGCAGCCTTATGTCCACCAGTTCTCCGCTGGTCTGCACGCCCGCATGGTCCGCCTGCGCAACCGGATGGACTATGCGTCGCGCTTCGGCAAGATGCGGGCCAGCACCAGCGCTGCGATCAGCGTGATGTTCAATCCGCCCCGCTTTGACGTCGTTTTCGATATCGACGCCGATGGACGGCAGGATAGCAAGGAAGTGTCAGCCGTTTCGGTCTGCAACAACCCGGTTGGAACCAACCCGTTGTTTTATGCCGATGATATTACCACCGGCCAACTCGGGATCTATCTTGCAGCTCCACTCGATTCTGTCGGATTGGTGGGGTTGGCGATTGATATTCTGCGCGGCAAGCTCACGGAAAACCAGGCCGTCACGTCGGCCACCTCACAAATCGTTAAACTGCATTTCCCAAAACATCGCCACGGTGTTGCCTGCGTGATTGATGGAGAACTGCTGCGGATGCCCCGCGATGTAGAGATCAAAATCCATCCAGGCGAATTAAAAGTCTTGGCGCCCGCCCTTTCGGCATAG